In one Bradyrhizobium cosmicum genomic region, the following are encoded:
- the tenA gene encoding thiaminase II translates to MTFFDRLKTAASVEWRAYTEHPFTNGLADGSLPEAAFRHYLVQDYLFLIEFARAYALAVYKSPRLADMREAASGLSAILDVEMNLHVKLCGEWGLSPADLEQAAPAAEMLAYTRYVLDAGMRGDLLALKVALAPCVIGYAEIATRLAALPLADASANAYRVWIAEYAGAPYQEVAAKAQAHMEQLADRYATPAREAELIAIFKEATRLEADFWEMAWRAGQPVQ, encoded by the coding sequence GTGACCTTCTTCGATCGTCTCAAGACAGCCGCATCCGTTGAGTGGCGGGCTTACACCGAGCATCCCTTCACGAACGGATTGGCAGACGGCTCGCTCCCTGAAGCTGCGTTTCGTCACTACCTCGTTCAGGACTATCTGTTCCTGATCGAGTTTGCGCGCGCCTACGCGCTCGCGGTCTACAAGTCGCCCCGGCTTGCCGACATGCGTGAAGCAGCTAGCGGCCTTTCGGCCATCCTCGATGTCGAGATGAACCTGCATGTCAAACTCTGCGGCGAATGGGGGCTGTCTCCGGCCGATCTTGAACAGGCCGCTCCGGCCGCCGAGATGCTGGCCTATACGCGCTACGTGCTGGATGCGGGAATGCGCGGCGACCTGCTGGCCCTCAAGGTGGCGCTTGCGCCCTGCGTGATCGGCTACGCGGAGATCGCAACGCGGCTCGCCGCGCTTCCCCTCGCGGACGCCTCAGCGAACGCCTATCGCGTCTGGATCGCCGAATATGCCGGCGCGCCGTACCAGGAGGTCGCGGCCAAGGCGCAAGCGCACATGGAGCAGCTCGCCGATCGCTACGCCACGCCGGCCCGCGAGGCGGAACTGATCGCAATCTTCAAGGAGGCCACCCGGCTCGAGGCGGACTTCTGGGAGATGGCCTGGCGCGCGGGCCAGCCTGTTCAATAA